The region GAGACTGCTGCAGGAGGCCGAGAAGAGGGGGAAATCGGTCTTTTTCTACGGCTCCACGGACCAGGTGCTGGAGGCGGTGGTAGCGAAAACCAAAACTGACCTGCCGAACCTGCGCGTGGCCGGGTACTACTCGCCGCCTTTCCGCAAGCTCACTCATATAGAGGATACCGCCATCACCAACATGATCAACGACTCCGGGGCCGACATCGTGTTTGTGGCCCTTGGGTGCCCCAAGCAGGAGCGCTGGATGGCAGACCACAAAGGGCAGGTGAAGGCCTGTATGCTGGGCGTGGGGCAGGCTTATATGACCTATGCCGGGCTGGAGAAACGCCTGCCGAAGTGGGCCCGTGATCTGAGCCTGGAGTGGACCTACCGCTTATGGCAGGAGCCGGGTCGCCTCTGGAAACGCTACCTGGTTACCAACAGTAAGTTTCTGTATGAGGTAGCTAAAGTGATGTTATTCAGGCGCAAGCGCAGTATGCAGCTTACCAACTAGCAAGTATAAGTTCGATGCTGGAGAAGCAGGATGAGATGGAGAAGGTTTATCGAGCACCACTACCGTCAACGACAGGCATATAGCCAGTACCGGCGGGCTGTTGTACAATTCTACAGCAAGGTGAGGTGCGCCAGAAAACGAGCCCAGACCCTTCAGCTCTCTTCCAAACAGGACTGCTTTACAAGGTATGCCGGCATAAAGACCGCCCACGCCAGTAATGATGCATAGGCAGCACGTGCCTGGGGTTATCTTCTTTAGAAAAAATCCCTTCAGGTAAATCCAAATATAGGAATCTCCGTATCTATTACCGGCCAATGTTGCAGGGGCAGTGTGTGCTTCTGCTTTGGTCTTAACCCAACTTTTTAACCCTTTAACCCTTACTATATACATGAAAGCTGTTATACTTGCCGGCGGTTTCGGTACAAGAATAAGCGAAGAAAGCGGCGTTCGCCCGAAGCCCATGGTAGAAATTGGTGGTAAGCCGATCCTGTGGCACATCATGAAAATCTACTCCCACTACGGCATCGACGAGTTCATCATCTGCTGCGGGTACAAAGGCCATATCATCAAGGAATACTTCGCTAACTACTTCCTGCACAACTCCGACGTAACGTTTGACATGCGCACCAACAAAATGGAGGTGCACCAAAACAATACCGAGTCGTGGAAGGTGACGCTGGTGGATACCGGGGAGGGCACTCTGACGGGCGGGCGCCTGAAGCGCGTGCGCGAGTACCTGGGCGACGAAACCTTCTGCATGACCTACGGGGACGGGGTAAGCGACATTAACATTGCCGAGTCTATTGAGTTTCACAGGCAGCAGGGCACATTGGCTACCCTCACGGCCGTGCAGCAG is a window of Pontibacter kalidii DNA encoding:
- a CDS encoding WecB/TagA/CpsF family glycosyltransferase, producing the protein MLTETIQEQPVAAEPPIKEKRQLLGSLISAGSFNDFVNHVFWLTDHKDSSYVCFTNVHMLMEAKQDKDFQRLLNNADIASPDGGPVSKLMKLLYGQHQDRVPGMDLMPRLLQEAEKRGKSVFFYGSTDQVLEAVVAKTKTDLPNLRVAGYYSPPFRKLTHIEDTAITNMINDSGADIVFVALGCPKQERWMADHKGQVKACMLGVGQAYMTYAGLEKRLPKWARDLSLEWTYRLWQEPGRLWKRYLVTNSKFLYEVAKVMLFRRKRSMQLTN
- the rfbF gene encoding glucose-1-phosphate cytidylyltransferase, which codes for MKAVILAGGFGTRISEESGVRPKPMVEIGGKPILWHIMKIYSHYGIDEFIICCGYKGHIIKEYFANYFLHNSDVTFDMRTNKMEVHQNNTESWKVTLVDTGEGTLTGGRLKRVREYLGDETFCMTYGDGVSDINIAESIEFHRQQGTLATLTAVQQPGRFGAFTLAGGDTHVRHFQEKPNGGDQPWINGGFFVLEPAVIDYIEGDHTTWEREPMERLAKAGELSAYKHTGFWQPMDTLRDKNVLEDLLLAGKAPWYNMISSTKQQEISNAVL